The following are encoded together in the Panthera leo isolate Ple1 chromosome B4, P.leo_Ple1_pat1.1, whole genome shotgun sequence genome:
- the BCDIN3D gene encoding RNA 5'-monophosphate methyltransferase, whose amino-acid sequence MAASTKQATGGVEEAAAEEEPRILEPGAAPFGNFPQYSRFHPPEQRLRLLPPELLRRLFPQSPESRPILGLDVGCNSGDLSVALYKHFLSLRDGETCSDASGELHLLCCDIDPVLVERAEKECPFPDALTFITLDFMNQRTRKVLLSSFLNQFGRSVFDIGFCMSVTMWIHLNHGDRGLWEFLAHLSSLCRYLLVEPQPWKCYRAAARRLRKLGLHDFDHFRSLAIRGDMANQIVQILTQDHGMELVCCFGNTSWDRSLLLFRAKQATETHPIPESLVEEGKEKNRLRSWRQ is encoded by the exons ATGGCGGCGTCCACGAAACAGGCCACCGGGGGCGTTGAAGAGGCCGCGGCGGAAGAGGAACCGCGAATTCTGGAACCCGGGGCCGCCCCGTTTGGAAATTTCCCTCAGTATTCCCGCTTCCATCCTCCAGAACAGCGGCTCCGCCTCTTGCCCCCGGAGCTGCTTCGCCGGCTTTTCCCTCAGAGTCCCGAATCGAGGCCGATCCTGGGGCTCGACGTAGGGTGTAACTCTGGG GATCTGAGTGTGGCTCTATACAAACACTTCCTTTCCTTACGTGATGGGGAGACCTGCTCAGATGCCTCAGGAGAACTCCATCTACTCTGCTGCGACATAGATCCAGTCCTGGTGGAACGAGCTGAAAAAGAATGTCCTTTTCCTGATGCCCTGACCTTTATCACCCTGGACTTTATGAATCAAAGAACCCGGAAAGTTCTCTTGAGCTCTTTCTTAAACCAGTTTGGACGGTCAGTTTTTGACATTGGCTTCTGCATGTCAGTAACCATGTGGATTCATCTGAACCATGGGGACCGTGGTCTGTGGGAGTTCCTAGCCcacctttcctccctctgccGCTACCTCCTTGTGGAGCCTCAGCCCTGGAAGTGTTACCGGGCAGCTGCAAGGCGTCTCCGGAAGCTAGGCCTCCATGACTTTGACCACTTCCGTTCCCTTGCCATCCGAGGTGATATGGCCAATCAGATTGTGCAGATCTTGACCCAGGACCATGGCATGGAATTAGTATGCTGCTTTGGCAACACCAGCTGGGACCGAAGCCTTCTGCTCTTCAGGGCAAAACAAGCCACAGAGACTCATCCAATTCCTGAATCACTggtagaggaagggaaagaaaagaacagattaCGATCCTGGAGACAGTGA